A single Cnuibacter physcomitrellae DNA region contains:
- a CDS encoding biotin--[acetyl-CoA-carboxylase] ligase yields MPMPLSSSLVPRLEWLERTGSTNADLVAWAAGPEAAAWPDLSVVATADQTAGRGRLGRTWIAPPGRTLAVSVLVRPGPADVAPAVIGLLPLLAGVAMTAVVRELVRPEDGDRPATGMKWPNDVLIGDRKVAGILGEVLPDGGGAVIGAGLNLTLSDDELPTPVSTSLALEGVDELSTDAVLAAYLRELSTRYRDLLAADGDAERSGLLVAARELSATLGRRVRVELPDGAVREGTAVALDAVGRLEVEEGSGGRLIVSAADITHLRHSDS; encoded by the coding sequence ATGCCCATGCCGCTGTCGTCGTCCCTGGTCCCGCGCCTGGAGTGGCTCGAGCGGACCGGGTCGACCAACGCCGACCTCGTCGCCTGGGCCGCCGGCCCGGAGGCTGCCGCCTGGCCCGACCTGTCGGTGGTGGCGACGGCGGACCAGACCGCCGGGCGCGGGCGCCTGGGACGCACCTGGATCGCGCCGCCGGGACGCACGCTCGCCGTGTCGGTGCTCGTCAGGCCCGGGCCCGCGGACGTCGCTCCCGCGGTGATCGGGCTGCTGCCCCTCCTCGCCGGGGTCGCGATGACCGCGGTCGTCCGCGAGCTGGTCCGCCCGGAGGACGGCGACCGCCCGGCGACCGGCATGAAGTGGCCCAACGACGTGCTCATCGGCGACCGCAAGGTGGCGGGCATCCTGGGCGAGGTCCTGCCGGACGGCGGCGGTGCGGTGATCGGCGCCGGGCTGAACCTCACGCTCTCCGACGACGAGCTGCCCACACCCGTGTCGACCTCGCTCGCCCTCGAGGGCGTCGACGAGCTGTCGACGGATGCGGTGCTCGCCGCCTACCTCCGCGAGCTCTCGACGCGCTACCGCGACCTGCTCGCCGCCGACGGCGACGCCGAGCGCAGCGGCCTGCTGGTGGCGGCGCGCGAGCTGAGCGCCACGCTCGGCCGCCGCGTGCGCGTCGAGCTGCCCGACGGCGCCGTCCGGGAGGGGACGGCGGTGGCGCTCGACGCGGTCGGCCGGCTCGAGGTCGAGGAGGGCTCCGGCGGGCGGCTGATCGTCTCGGCGGCCGATATCACGCATCTCCGGCACAGCGACAGCTGA
- a CDS encoding glycosyltransferase family 4 protein, translated as MATLRVIVDQLVASVPGGIGRYTTELTRQLIATAPRGCDVEGIVSKIPDERAAEIRETLPGLADLHRASLPRRELTAAWQHGVIGSSGNGMVHATSLMAPLRRHNRAEQLGTQVAVTIHDVVPWTHPDALTPRGVAWHRAMAKRAAKYADAIVVPTHAVADDLDRYFSFGDRIRVIGGAVSPALKLPVQASARARELELPDRYLLAVGTLEPRKGLELLIRALALPQSGDLPLLIAGPQGWGDVDVLQVAASAGVDASRVRVLGFLSDSDLALVIDRATAFVYPSLAEGFGLPVVEAMSFGTPVIHANVPALLEVGAGATHVIERTTAEAYPAQIAEAIEAVTTDAALAERLTISGLDRARSFSWRDSAEKVWQLHADL; from the coding sequence TCATCGCGACAGCTCCGCGCGGCTGCGATGTCGAGGGGATCGTCTCCAAGATCCCCGACGAGCGCGCCGCCGAGATCCGCGAGACCCTTCCCGGTCTCGCCGATCTCCACCGCGCGTCGCTCCCCCGCCGTGAGCTGACGGCTGCCTGGCAACACGGAGTCATCGGCTCGTCCGGCAACGGCATGGTGCACGCCACGAGCCTCATGGCGCCGCTTCGCCGCCACAACAGGGCCGAGCAGCTGGGCACCCAGGTCGCCGTGACCATCCACGACGTCGTGCCGTGGACGCATCCGGATGCGCTCACACCGCGGGGTGTCGCCTGGCATCGGGCGATGGCCAAGCGCGCGGCCAAGTACGCCGACGCCATCGTCGTGCCCACCCACGCCGTGGCCGACGACCTCGACCGCTACTTCTCGTTCGGCGACCGCATTCGGGTGATCGGCGGCGCGGTCAGCCCGGCGCTCAAGCTGCCGGTGCAGGCCTCCGCCCGCGCCCGCGAGCTCGAGCTGCCCGACCGATACCTGCTCGCCGTCGGCACGCTCGAGCCGCGCAAGGGTCTCGAGCTGCTGATCCGCGCCCTCGCACTGCCGCAGTCGGGCGACCTGCCGCTGCTCATCGCCGGCCCTCAGGGCTGGGGCGACGTCGACGTCCTCCAGGTGGCCGCGTCCGCCGGCGTCGACGCCTCCCGCGTGCGGGTGCTCGGCTTCCTCAGCGACAGCGATCTGGCGCTCGTGATCGACCGCGCCACGGCGTTCGTCTATCCGAGCCTCGCCGAGGGCTTCGGCCTGCCCGTGGTCGAGGCGATGAGCTTCGGCACACCGGTGATCCACGCGAACGTCCCCGCGCTCCTCGAGGTGGGCGCCGGCGCGACGCATGTCATCGAGCGCACCACCGCCGAGGCGTATCCCGCCCAGATCGCCGAGGCGATCGAGGCCGTGACGACCGACGCGGCGCTCGCCGAGCGCCTGACCATCTCGGGTCTCGACCGCGCCCGCTCCTTCTCCTGGCGCGACTCCGCCGAGAAGGTCTGGCAGCTCCACGCCGACCTCTGA
- a CDS encoding bifunctional lysylphosphatidylglycerol flippase/synthetase MprF, which translates to MLTTWTVLRRYLASIPLSLGFAALLVVTALVTGTFFGEPSDPTVQTWAAGVTTTVDAGRWYTVLTAPFIPWDPPQLIAGIVLSAGLLGIAERLLGRVRMLVVLVVTGILGVGVGVLVQWLGSIAGEWWSDGTSADLTMDPLTPIAGALMVATAFMGPLWRRRFRLTVFALLAMLVLYDGDTSSVYKLIAALAGLVIGWAVSPRRGHLTWHRSSFAESRVLIATIVVVTAIGPLITYLHPDSDNLGALSLISSLFGPEVFPSASDLADTCGFSSAEICAQLTAFSALGSVGAVVLTFAPIALLLVAAYGLRRGRRFAWALALVTNAALAAMGASLAALYFGLLGPLFDGADLSGFDIGDMVVLGGSIVLVPVGVIVLLVVTRKRFWNPAPREAVIRFWVTMAVVLVVLGVAYSVSAFLTIDEFSPATSPGELVVDTWRRFLPATALGVVAAIPVPTNPITLLLFQWVGPVFWAVFAVGVVRLLRADERHVAVGDHQRIRALLRRGGGGTLGWMTTWPGNVYWFREDGQAAVAYRVINGVAITMSDPVCAPGEEDRTIREFASYCDRHSWIPVFYSVHDDLLPVFTGMGWQHMSVGEETLMHPQTLEMTGKPWQNVRSALNRGTKEGMTTVWTTYDELPRATIAQINAISEAWVSEKELPEMGFTLGALEEIKDPDVKLMLAVDPEGRIHGVTSWLPVYRDGRPIGYTIDFMRRADQSMNGTMEFLIASAALHMKEEGIEVLSLSGAPLAKAPVPKGEEPPAPTVMTELLDFLAKTLEPAYGFSTLFRFKAKFNPTYVGIHMAYPDPLALPTIGTAIGKAYLPSMTTRETVALVRTLAGSGSSSSASK; encoded by the coding sequence ATGCTGACGACCTGGACTGTCCTGCGCAGGTATCTCGCGAGCATCCCGCTCTCGCTGGGGTTCGCCGCGCTCCTCGTGGTGACGGCTCTCGTCACGGGCACGTTCTTCGGCGAGCCGAGCGACCCCACGGTGCAGACCTGGGCGGCCGGGGTGACCACGACCGTCGACGCGGGACGCTGGTACACGGTCCTCACCGCTCCCTTCATCCCGTGGGACCCGCCGCAGCTGATCGCCGGCATCGTGCTCTCCGCGGGACTGCTCGGCATCGCCGAGCGGCTGCTGGGGCGCGTGCGGATGCTCGTCGTGCTCGTCGTCACCGGCATCCTCGGGGTCGGGGTGGGCGTCCTCGTGCAGTGGCTCGGCTCGATCGCGGGCGAGTGGTGGTCGGACGGGACGAGCGCCGACCTCACGATGGATCCGCTGACACCCATCGCGGGTGCCCTGATGGTCGCCACCGCCTTCATGGGGCCGCTCTGGCGGAGGCGCTTCCGCCTCACCGTGTTCGCGCTGCTGGCGATGCTCGTCCTCTACGACGGCGACACCTCGAGCGTGTACAAGCTCATCGCGGCGCTCGCGGGACTGGTGATCGGATGGGCGGTGTCGCCGCGCCGAGGCCACCTCACCTGGCATCGCAGCTCCTTCGCGGAGTCGCGTGTGCTCATTGCCACCATCGTGGTCGTCACCGCGATCGGCCCGCTCATCACCTACCTGCATCCCGACAGCGACAACCTCGGCGCGCTGAGCCTGATCTCGAGCCTCTTCGGTCCGGAGGTGTTCCCGTCCGCCTCCGACCTCGCCGACACCTGCGGGTTCAGCAGCGCCGAGATCTGCGCTCAGCTGACGGCGTTCAGCGCCCTCGGCAGCGTGGGCGCGGTTGTGCTGACGTTCGCGCCGATCGCGCTGCTGCTCGTCGCCGCGTACGGGCTCCGCAGGGGTCGCCGCTTCGCCTGGGCACTCGCGCTCGTCACCAACGCGGCGCTGGCCGCGATGGGCGCGTCGCTCGCTGCCCTCTACTTCGGGCTCCTCGGTCCGCTGTTCGACGGGGCCGACCTCAGCGGCTTCGACATCGGCGACATGGTCGTCCTCGGCGGGTCGATCGTGCTGGTGCCCGTGGGGGTCATCGTCCTGCTCGTGGTCACCCGGAAGCGGTTCTGGAACCCTGCGCCGCGCGAGGCCGTCATCCGGTTCTGGGTGACGATGGCGGTGGTCCTCGTCGTGCTCGGGGTGGCGTACTCGGTGTCGGCGTTCCTCACGATCGACGAGTTCTCTCCCGCGACGTCGCCGGGAGAGCTCGTCGTCGACACCTGGCGGCGCTTCCTTCCCGCGACCGCGCTCGGTGTCGTCGCCGCGATCCCGGTGCCCACCAACCCGATCACCCTCCTGCTCTTCCAGTGGGTGGGGCCGGTGTTCTGGGCGGTGTTCGCGGTCGGCGTCGTGCGCCTCCTCCGCGCCGACGAGCGCCATGTCGCCGTCGGCGACCACCAGCGCATCCGCGCCCTGCTGCGCCGTGGCGGCGGCGGGACGCTCGGATGGATGACGACCTGGCCCGGCAACGTCTACTGGTTCCGCGAGGACGGCCAGGCCGCCGTCGCGTACCGCGTGATCAACGGCGTCGCGATCACGATGTCCGATCCGGTCTGCGCGCCCGGCGAGGAGGACCGCACCATCCGCGAGTTCGCCTCCTACTGCGACCGGCACAGCTGGATCCCCGTCTTCTACAGCGTCCACGACGACCTCCTCCCGGTCTTCACGGGCATGGGCTGGCAGCACATGTCGGTGGGCGAGGAGACGCTGATGCACCCGCAGACGCTCGAGATGACGGGGAAGCCCTGGCAGAACGTCCGCTCCGCGCTCAACCGCGGCACCAAGGAGGGCATGACGACGGTCTGGACCACCTACGACGAGCTGCCGCGCGCGACGATCGCCCAGATCAACGCGATCTCCGAGGCCTGGGTGTCGGAGAAGGAGCTCCCCGAGATGGGCTTCACCCTCGGGGCGCTCGAGGAGATCAAGGACCCCGACGTCAAGCTGATGCTCGCCGTCGACCCGGAGGGGCGCATCCACGGCGTCACGAGCTGGCTCCCGGTCTACCGCGACGGACGCCCGATCGGCTACACGATCGACTTCATGCGCCGCGCCGACCAGTCGATGAACGGGACCATGGAGTTCCTCATCGCCTCCGCCGCGCTCCACATGAAGGAGGAGGGCATCGAGGTCCTCAGCCTCTCCGGGGCGCCGCTCGCCAAGGCGCCCGTGCCGAAGGGGGAGGAGCCTCCCGCACCGACCGTGATGACCGAGCTGCTCGACTTCCTCGCGAAGACGCTCGAGCCCGCCTACGGCTTCTCGACGCTGTTCCGGTTCAAGGCGAAGTTCAACCCGACCTACGTCGGCATCCACATGGCGTACCCCGACCCGCTCGCGCTGCCCACCATCGGCACCGCGATCGGCAAGGCGTACCTGCCGTCGATGACGACGCGCGAGACCGTCGCCCTCGTCCGCACCCTCGCCGGCTCCGGCTCGAGCTCCTCCGCGTCGAAGTAG
- a CDS encoding acyl-CoA carboxylase epsilon subunit yields MTDSTAQHPQSGTDSGIRVLTAGVTAEEVAAVTVVVEAAVAAELESIHDEPAIAPSAWSHSQRALRQPLQPGRHGWRSFGGA; encoded by the coding sequence GTGACCGACTCGACCGCGCAGCACCCCCAGTCCGGCACCGACTCCGGCATCCGGGTCCTCACCGCAGGGGTCACCGCCGAGGAGGTCGCGGCCGTCACGGTCGTCGTCGAGGCCGCCGTCGCGGCCGAACTCGAGTCGATCCACGACGAGCCCGCCATCGCTCCCTCCGCCTGGAGCCACAGCCAGCGCGCGCTCCGGCAGCCGCTCCAGCCGGGCCGTCACGGCTGGCGCTCGTTCGGCGGCGCCTGA
- a CDS encoding 5-(carboxyamino)imidazole ribonucleotide synthase, which produces MLRVGVVGGGQLARMMIPPAIELGIVIRVLAEDEGMAAQIAATQVGDYRDLDTVLAFAETVDVVTFDHEHVPQTVLRELVARGVAVHPGPDALQYAQDKIRMREGLTALGVPVPDWAAVTDAAGLQAFLDDHGGAAVVKTARGGYDGKGVRVVRSASDVEDWFAALDEDGRGGALLVEELVSFRRELAQLVARRPSGETTLWPVVETVQQDGVCAEVFAPAPGAAERLAEMAARIGLQIAEGLGVTGVLAVELFETDDDRILVNELAMRPHNSGHWSIDGSTTSQFEQHLRAVLDLPLGATGVREPWAVMINVLGGPETATLDERLPLALADQPEAKVHLYGKSPRPGRKIGHVTVTGDDLDDVTYRARAAAAFFRD; this is translated from the coding sequence GTGCTGAGAGTGGGAGTGGTCGGTGGCGGACAGCTGGCGCGGATGATGATCCCGCCCGCGATCGAGCTGGGGATCGTCATCCGCGTGCTCGCCGAGGACGAGGGGATGGCCGCGCAGATCGCGGCCACGCAGGTGGGCGACTACCGCGACCTCGACACGGTGCTCGCGTTCGCCGAGACCGTCGACGTGGTCACCTTCGATCACGAGCACGTTCCGCAGACCGTCCTGCGCGAGCTCGTCGCACGGGGTGTCGCGGTGCACCCGGGTCCGGATGCCCTGCAGTACGCCCAGGACAAGATCCGGATGCGCGAGGGGCTCACCGCACTCGGCGTGCCCGTCCCGGACTGGGCCGCGGTGACGGATGCCGCGGGTCTGCAGGCCTTCCTCGACGACCACGGCGGTGCCGCCGTCGTCAAGACGGCGCGGGGCGGTTACGACGGCAAGGGCGTCCGCGTCGTGCGCTCGGCCTCCGACGTCGAGGACTGGTTCGCCGCCCTCGACGAGGACGGACGCGGGGGCGCGCTGCTCGTGGAGGAGCTCGTCTCGTTCCGCCGCGAGCTCGCGCAGCTGGTGGCGCGGCGGCCCTCCGGCGAGACGACGCTCTGGCCGGTCGTCGAGACCGTGCAGCAGGACGGCGTGTGCGCCGAGGTGTTCGCGCCGGCGCCCGGGGCGGCGGAGCGTCTGGCGGAGATGGCGGCCCGGATCGGACTCCAGATCGCCGAAGGGCTCGGTGTGACGGGCGTGCTGGCGGTGGAGCTGTTCGAGACCGACGACGACCGGATCCTCGTCAACGAGCTGGCCATGCGTCCGCACAACAGCGGTCACTGGAGCATCGACGGATCGACGACGAGCCAGTTCGAGCAGCACCTGAGAGCCGTCCTCGACCTCCCGCTCGGGGCGACCGGGGTGCGCGAGCCGTGGGCGGTCATGATCAACGTGCTCGGCGGCCCCGAGACGGCGACGCTCGACGAGCGCCTGCCCCTCGCACTCGCCGACCAGCCGGAGGCGAAGGTGCACCTCTACGGCAAGAGCCCGCGCCCGGGCCGCAAGATCGGGCACGTGACGGTGACCGGCGACGACCTCGACGACGTCACCTACCGGGCCCGTGCCGCGGCCGCCTTCTTCCGTGACTGA
- a CDS encoding PH domain-containing protein, translating into MPKSAGDTDDLTSAFGDGGWDDPTAFGETVAHPRPQGRRPKNRRPAPSGDEASTERFGWGAARPPQTVLGASASPNPWPLAPLSSETAPVPERILARVRPHGRRLILPALVLFAVSGAFGWFYGSFAEEWQNIAVLAGAIAAVVLLVLLPYLAWLGHRYTITTRRIIARRGLLVRHRQDVFLARVTDVRLRRGPLQAMVRSGDVRVVAGPDLTLVLHDVPSATLVSALLGDLTEHPTATWSLGAGG; encoded by the coding sequence ATGCCGAAGTCCGCTGGCGACACCGACGACCTCACGTCGGCCTTCGGCGACGGCGGATGGGACGACCCCACCGCGTTCGGCGAGACCGTGGCGCACCCGCGTCCCCAGGGGCGTCGACCGAAGAACCGGCGCCCCGCCCCCTCCGGCGACGAGGCGTCGACGGAGCGCTTCGGCTGGGGCGCCGCGCGACCTCCGCAGACCGTGCTCGGTGCCTCCGCCTCCCCGAACCCCTGGCCGCTCGCCCCGCTGAGCTCCGAGACGGCCCCCGTGCCCGAGCGCATCCTCGCCAGGGTGCGGCCGCACGGGCGGCGCCTCATCCTGCCCGCGCTGGTGCTCTTCGCCGTGAGCGGCGCGTTCGGCTGGTTCTACGGCTCCTTCGCGGAGGAGTGGCAGAACATCGCCGTGCTGGCGGGCGCGATCGCCGCCGTGGTGCTGCTGGTCCTGCTGCCCTACCTCGCCTGGCTCGGGCACCGCTACACGATCACGACCCGCCGCATCATCGCGCGTCGGGGGCTCCTGGTGCGTCATCGACAGGACGTCTTCCTCGCTCGGGTGACCGACGTGCGCCTCCGCCGCGGTCCGCTGCAGGCGATGGTCCGCTCCGGCGACGTCCGCGTCGTGGCCGGGCCCGACCTCACGCTCGTGCTCCACGACGTGCCCTCGGCCACGCTCGTCTCGGCGCTCCTCGGCGACCTCACCGAGCATCCGACCGCCACCTGGTCGCTCGGCGCCGGCGGCTGA
- a CDS encoding acyl-CoA carboxylase subunit beta, whose translation MTDDQTTTSPDLSTTAGKLADLRDRYHEAVTASGEAAIAKQHAKGKKTARERIEALLDHGSFVELDEFVRHRTHAFGMERSRPYGDAVVIGTGTIHGRQVAVYAQDFTIFGGSLGEVAGEKIVKIMDLALKTGVPIIGMLDSGGARIQEGVVALGKYGEIFRRNTAASGVIPQISIVMGPAAGGAVYSPALTDFVIMVDKTSQMFVTGPDVIKTVTGEDVGMEELGGALTHNKVSGVSHYLASDEDDALDYARALIGFLPDNNLAELPVYDAEVELEVTDSDRKLNTIIPDSTNQPYDVHTIIEHIVDGGDFLEVQPLYAPNIVIGFARVEGRSVGVIANQPNVMAGTLNIEAGEKAARFVRFCDAFSIPILTLVDVPGYLPGTDQEWTGVIRRGAKLLYAYAEATVPLVTVITRKAYGGAYIVMGSKQLGADINLAWPTAEIAVMGGQGAVNILYRGEIKRAEEAGEDVAAVRTRLANEYTYNVASPFLAAERGELDGVIEPAATRVAVVKALRALRTKRASLPPKKHGNIPL comes from the coding sequence GTGACCGACGACCAGACCACGACCTCGCCCGACCTCTCCACCACGGCGGGCAAGCTGGCCGATCTCCGCGACCGCTATCACGAGGCAGTGACGGCGTCGGGCGAGGCCGCCATCGCCAAGCAGCACGCCAAGGGCAAGAAGACCGCGCGCGAGCGCATCGAGGCCCTCCTCGACCACGGCAGCTTCGTCGAGCTCGACGAGTTCGTCCGCCATCGCACGCACGCGTTCGGCATGGAGCGCTCCCGTCCCTACGGCGACGCCGTCGTCATCGGGACGGGCACGATCCACGGCCGCCAGGTCGCGGTGTACGCGCAGGACTTCACCATCTTCGGCGGCTCCCTCGGCGAGGTGGCGGGCGAGAAGATCGTGAAGATCATGGACCTCGCGCTCAAGACGGGCGTCCCGATCATCGGCATGCTCGACTCCGGCGGCGCTCGCATCCAGGAGGGTGTCGTCGCGCTCGGGAAGTACGGCGAGATCTTCCGCCGCAACACCGCGGCGTCGGGCGTCATCCCGCAGATCTCGATCGTCATGGGCCCGGCCGCGGGCGGCGCGGTCTACTCCCCCGCTCTGACGGACTTCGTCATCATGGTCGACAAGACGAGCCAGATGTTCGTCACCGGCCCCGACGTGATCAAGACCGTCACCGGCGAGGACGTCGGGATGGAGGAGCTCGGCGGAGCCCTCACGCACAACAAGGTCTCGGGCGTCTCGCACTACCTCGCCAGCGACGAGGACGACGCGCTCGACTACGCCCGCGCCCTCATCGGGTTCCTCCCCGACAACAACCTCGCCGAGCTCCCGGTCTACGACGCCGAGGTCGAGCTCGAGGTGACGGACTCCGATCGCAAGCTGAACACGATCATCCCCGACTCGACGAACCAGCCCTACGACGTGCACACGATCATCGAGCACATCGTCGACGGCGGCGACTTCCTCGAGGTGCAGCCGCTGTATGCGCCCAACATCGTGATCGGGTTCGCCCGGGTCGAAGGCCGCTCCGTGGGCGTGATCGCGAACCAGCCGAACGTGATGGCGGGCACCCTCAACATCGAGGCGGGCGAGAAGGCCGCCCGGTTCGTGCGCTTCTGCGACGCGTTCTCCATCCCCATCCTCACGCTCGTCGACGTGCCCGGGTACCTGCCCGGCACCGACCAGGAGTGGACCGGCGTCATCCGCCGCGGGGCCAAGCTGCTCTATGCCTACGCCGAGGCGACCGTCCCGCTCGTCACCGTCATCACCCGCAAGGCGTACGGCGGCGCGTACATCGTGATGGGATCCAAGCAGCTCGGCGCCGACATCAACCTCGCCTGGCCCACCGCGGAGATCGCGGTGATGGGCGGCCAGGGCGCGGTGAACATCCTGTACCGCGGTGAGATCAAGCGCGCCGAGGAGGCCGGCGAGGACGTCGCCGCCGTGCGCACCCGTCTGGCCAACGAGTACACCTACAACGTGGCCTCGCCGTTCCTCGCGGCCGAGCGCGGCGAGCTCGACGGCGTGATCGAGCCCGCGGCCACGCGGGTGGCCGTCGTGAAGGCGCTCCGCGCCCTCCGCACCAAGCGGGCGAGCCTGCCCCCGAAGAAGCACGGCAACATCCCCCTCTGA
- the purE gene encoding 5-(carboxyamino)imidazole ribonucleotide mutase has protein sequence MGSDSDFSVMKDAVEVLDDFGVPAEVQVVSAHRTPERMIDYGRTARLRGLRVVIAGAGGAAHLPGMLAAVTTLPVIGVPVPLARLDGLDSLLSIVQMPAGIPVATVSIGNAKNAGLLALSILSVADDGIADRLAGYREELVELVDRKNADLQERL, from the coding sequence ATGGGTTCCGACTCCGACTTCTCCGTCATGAAGGACGCCGTCGAGGTCCTCGACGACTTCGGCGTGCCCGCCGAGGTGCAGGTGGTCTCGGCGCACCGCACCCCCGAGCGGATGATCGACTACGGCAGGACCGCCCGGCTCCGGGGCCTCCGTGTCGTGATCGCGGGAGCCGGAGGTGCCGCGCACCTCCCGGGCATGCTCGCCGCGGTGACGACGCTGCCGGTGATCGGGGTCCCGGTGCCGCTCGCCCGACTCGACGGGCTCGACTCGCTGCTCTCGATCGTGCAGATGCCGGCCGGCATCCCCGTCGCGACCGTCTCGATCGGCAACGCCAAGAACGCGGGCCTTCTCGCCCTCAGCATCCTCTCGGTCGCCGACGACGGCATCGCCGATCGCCTCGCCGGCTATCGCGAGGAGCTCGTCGAGCTCGTCGACCGCAAGAACGCCGACCTGCAGGAGCGCCTGTGA
- a CDS encoding LCP family protein: MTTLAASPIRYPDLGSEKAMTVRGWWLVVMNVLIPGSAQVLAGNRRLGRFGLVFTLVMWVLLLATVIVGLVSRTTLISLATMPIALTVLQVILVAYAVLWIVLTLDTLRLVRIIRVTPQARPLIAAFAVILLFVSAGSAAYGATLAGSQRDLLNSVFNVQAAAEPPVDGRYNILLLGGDAGPDREGMRPDSISVVSIEAATGKATMFGIPRNLENAPLVEGSPLIGTDYAPDGSYDCGSDCQISFLYPRVEAFDEDLYPNAEAEGSLPGIEATKDAVQAVLGITIQYYVLIDMQGFADLIDALGGVDIDVAERLPIGGDEDLNEVEGWIEPGMQHMDGDLALWYARSRHSTSDYDRMERQRQLQEAILAQFDPANVLSKFQGIASAGAQVVKTDIPQSTLPYFVELAMKTKDLPIDSVELTPPLIDPEDPDYTVIHDTVAAALAPSTPAPQ; encoded by the coding sequence GTGACGACGCTGGCCGCCAGCCCCATCCGCTACCCCGACCTAGGGTCGGAGAAGGCGATGACCGTCCGCGGCTGGTGGCTCGTCGTCATGAACGTGCTGATCCCCGGGTCCGCGCAGGTGCTCGCGGGCAACAGGCGCCTCGGCCGCTTCGGGCTCGTGTTCACCCTCGTGATGTGGGTGCTGCTGCTCGCCACGGTGATCGTGGGCCTGGTGTCCCGCACGACGCTCATCTCGCTCGCCACCATGCCGATCGCGCTCACGGTGCTGCAGGTGATCCTCGTCGCCTACGCGGTGCTCTGGATCGTGCTCACCCTCGACACGCTCCGGCTCGTGCGCATCATCCGGGTCACGCCCCAGGCGCGGCCGCTGATCGCGGCGTTCGCCGTCATCCTGCTCTTCGTCTCCGCCGGATCGGCCGCCTACGGCGCGACGCTCGCCGGATCGCAGCGCGACCTCCTCAACTCGGTGTTCAACGTGCAGGCCGCGGCCGAGCCGCCCGTCGACGGGCGCTACAACATCCTCCTCCTCGGCGGCGACGCCGGACCCGACCGCGAGGGCATGCGTCCCGACTCGATCTCCGTGGTGTCGATCGAGGCGGCGACCGGCAAGGCCACGATGTTCGGCATCCCGCGGAACCTCGAGAACGCGCCCCTGGTCGAGGGCTCGCCGCTCATCGGCACCGACTACGCGCCCGACGGCAGCTACGACTGCGGCAGCGACTGCCAGATCAGCTTCCTCTACCCCCGGGTGGAGGCGTTCGACGAGGACCTCTATCCGAATGCCGAGGCGGAGGGCTCGCTGCCCGGCATCGAGGCGACGAAGGATGCGGTCCAGGCCGTGCTCGGGATCACCATCCAGTACTACGTGCTCATCGACATGCAGGGCTTCGCCGACCTCATCGACGCGCTCGGCGGTGTCGACATCGACGTGGCGGAGCGCCTGCCCATCGGCGGCGACGAGGACCTCAACGAGGTCGAGGGCTGGATCGAGCCGGGGATGCAGCACATGGACGGCGACCTCGCCCTCTGGTACGCGCGTTCTCGTCACTCCACGAGCGACTACGACCGCATGGAGCGTCAGCGCCAGCTGCAGGAGGCGATCCTCGCGCAGTTCGATCCGGCGAACGTGCTCTCGAAGTTCCAGGGCATCGCCTCGGCGGGTGCCCAGGTGGTGAAGACCGACATCCCGCAGTCGACGCTGCCCTACTTCGTCGAGCTGGCGATGAAGACGAAGGACCTCCCGATCGACTCGGTCGAGCTCACGCCCCCGCTCATCGACCCCGAAGACCCGGACTACACCGTCATCCACGACACGGTCGCCGCGGCCCTGGCCCCCTCCACGCCCGCGCCTCAGTAG